A stretch of the Capsicum annuum cultivar UCD-10X-F1 chromosome 8, UCD10Xv1.1, whole genome shotgun sequence genome encodes the following:
- the LOC107879368 gene encoding uncharacterized protein LOC107879368, translating into MDHNRFCAIPLQNRTTLRSSSSSMNMSTTTLLRRLKSEHVRRHSNATKPYLKEENKISRLQFCMSMLDRGSISHDPIFINMFNIVHIDEKWFYMTKKNEIYYLLSGEEDPIRTVKSKNFIDKVMFLVVVARPRFAAQGVEIFSDKIGLFPFVTQERAKRASANRPAGTVETKAMTSITKEISRSFLINEVLPAIKAKWSREDLNSTIFIQQDNARTHI; encoded by the coding sequence ATGGATCATAATCGTTTTTGTGCAATTCCTTTACAGAATCGGACAACTCTACGATCATCATCTTCTTCCATGAATATGAGTACGACCACTTTGTTACGGCGTTTGAAGTCGGAACATGTACGAAGACATTCTAATGCCACAAAGCCTTATTTGAAAGAGGAAAACAAAATAAGTCGGTTGCAATTTTGCATGTCCATGCTTGATCGTGGTAGCATATCACATGATCCAATTTTTATCAATATGTTCAACATAGTTCATATCGACGAGAAGTGGTTTTATATgaccaaaaaaaatgaaatatattattTACTGTCTGGTGAAGAAGATCCAATCCGCACTGTCAAGAGCAAAAATTTCATCGATAAAGTTATGTTTTTAGTTGTTGTAGCTCGTCCTAGATTTGCTGCACAAGGAGTAGAAATATTCTCCGATAAAATTGGATTGTTTCCTTTTGTTACACAAGAACGAGCTAAAAGAGCTAGTGCAAATAGACCTGCTGGAACTGTGGAAACAAAAGCAATGACTTCGATAACCAAAGAAATTTCACGATCATTCTTGATTAATGAAGTACTTCCTGCTATCAAGGCTAAATGGTCTAGAGAAGATTTAAATTCTACGATATTCATACAACAAGATAACGCAAGAACTCATATTTAA